The Thunnus thynnus chromosome 2, fThuThy2.1, whole genome shotgun sequence genome includes a region encoding these proteins:
- the nipbla gene encoding nipped-B-like protein A isoform X3, whose translation MNGDMPHVPITTLAGIASLTDLLNQLPLPSPLPATTTKSLLYNGRIAEEVTCLLGCRDENLASQLAHGLNQVSTEHIELKDNLGSDEPEGDAPLLLQTMLARNPGIFREKTDVMQQPMVQQYKITQNSMHSPAQSANFQPAAISPNPSSRFVAPQTGSSSRYMGQQNSPVPSPYTPQSPATGYIQQYPHQQPPSYNQHQQIQQVSVASPMVPGSIRNIHEGKVSGQMANAANHHSDRHGTEDYLNIVHRLGNEEGDSTMRNPSFPLRSPQSGCSPAGSEGTPKSGSRPPLILQSPPPYAPSPREGGPDQKQQLQQRKKTPAVKEEKDMYDIVSSPNKDSTKLTLKLSRVKSNESDPPGEVVPGMDQNSDNMEAELGFQQVPVLQQNLARLQQGSLAGGAGGLQPPSSPYDEAELDALAEIERIEREAASEKCSKEVQDKDKPLKKRKQDSFPLEPGAGGPGGPTGAPGSGSTGGGNAGKLTPQEATAAGNGASRPPLMIKRDKGSSDSTESPIWCQPKVKLERLGLVQDFEKRPKPVVVLKKLSVDQIQRIIRHSKSGKNRLSSGKSSKSGMDPAVLKELPPELLAEIESTMPLCERVKMNKRKRSTVNEKPRYAEVSSDEDTNGESARKRQRRDKDRSWDFEERERRGSGEHRKSGHRDGRRGSGSRYRDSSEEDSPPPSMSEVARKMKMKEKQKKRKAYEPKLTQEELMDSSTFKRFLASIDNILENLEDVDFTAMAADDDEIPQELLLGKHQLNELGSESAKIKAMGISSRIPADKLVKLLNILEKNIQDGAKLSTLMNHDHDAEDEEKLWRDLIMERVTKSADACLTALNIMTSSHMPKAVYIEDVIERVLQYTKFHLQNTLYPQYDPVYRVGPHGGGMLSSKAKRAKCSTHKQRVIVMLYNKVCDIVSNISELLEIQLLTDTTILQVSSMGITPFFVENVSELQLCAIKLVTAVFSRYEKHRQLILEEIFTSLARLPTSKRSLRNFRLNSSDQDGEPMYIQMVTALVLQLIQCVVHLPNDKDVFDEYDSKVDQDVLITNSYETAMRTAQNFLSVFLKKCGSKQGEEDYRPLFENFVQDLLSTVNKPEWPAAELLLSLLGRLLVHQFSNKQTEMALRVASLDYLGTVAARLRKDAVTSKMDQRSIDRILQESPGNDETQQLQKALLDYLEENAETDASLVFARKFYIAQWFRDATTEAEKSMRNQNPKDEDSSDGPQHAKELETTGEIMQRAEKRKKFLRNIIKTTPAHFATLKMNSDTVDYDDSCLIVRYLASMRPFAQSFDIYLTQILRVLGESAIAVRTKAMKCLSEVVAVDPSILARSDMQRGVHGRLMDNSTSVREAAVELLGRFVLSRPQLTEQYYDMLIERILDTGISVRKRVIKILRDICLEQPTFSKITEMCVRMIRRVNDEEGIKKLVNETFQKLWFTPTPAHDKETMTRKILNITDVVAACRDTGYDWFEQLLQNLLKSEEDASYKPAKKACVQLVDNLVEHILKYEESLAENKGVNSTRLVACITTLYLFSKIRAQLMVKHAMTMQPYLTTKCNTANDFMVICNVAKILELVVPLMEHPSETFLATIEEDLMKLIIKYGMTVVQHCVSCLGAVVNKVTHNYKFVWACFNRFYGALNKLKIQHQEDPNSTTLVANKPFLLRSLFTVGALARHFDFDLEEFKGTNKVVIKEKVLELLLYFTKHEDEEVKTKAIIGLGFLVIMHPSQMFVPEVKTLYNGILADASSSINLKIQILKNLQTYLQEEDTRMQEADREWKKLSKQEDLKEMGDISSGMSSSIMQLYLKQVLEAFFHTQSSVRHFALNVIALTLNQGLIHPVQCVPYLIAMGTDPEPSMRNKADTQLVEIDKKYTGFIHMKAVAGMKMSYNLQQAIEMSRKTIIRGFRQDETHSALCSHLFTMIRGNRQHRRAFLISLLNLFDDSAKTEVNMLLFIADNLACFPYQSQEEPLFIMHHIDICLSVSGSNLLQTFKELLLKEPRRKEKKVWKHTSDGEDEEEKMNCDSPRSDGEGNSNSDDDVVRRPKKARKPVADSESSESDLEDLDVDDTDKVMRLLPDNPSGLLDFANAVQGILLLLVLKQHLKNQYGFSDGKIQKYSPTESAKVYDKAVNRKSNVHFNPRQTIDFISNNMAHATLTSDIKRRIVKQYLDFKVLMEHLDPDEEDEEGEASASANIRNKAINALLGGMGPMSGPSPRNQAGPETDDDDSDGDERTPGSSRRSRRAGDSSDPGRMSETVDAMDVIALCCPKYKDRPQIARVIQKTSNGYSIHWMAGSYSGPWAEAKKRDGRKQVPWVDTIKESDIIYKKIALTSNHKLSNKVVQTLRSLYAAREGGAS comes from the exons ATGAATGGGGATATGCCTCATGTTCCCATCACCACTCTCGCTGGGATCGCTAGCCTCACAGACT TGTTGAACCAGCtgcccctcccctcccctctcccggCCACCACCACTAAGAGCCTCCTGTATAATGGGAGGATCGCGGAGGAAGTTACCTGCCTACTGGGCTGTCGGGATGAGAATCTGGCCTCCCAGCTAGCCCATGGCCTCAACCAGGTCTCCACAGAGCACAT AGAGCTGAAGGACAACCTGGGTAGCGATGAGCCAGAGGGAGACgcaccactgctgctgcagacCATGCTGGCCAGGAACCCTGGCATCTTCAGGGAGAAAA CAGATGTTATGCAGCAGCCAATGGTACAACAATACAAGATCACCCAAAATTCCATGCATAGCCCGGCCCAGTCTGCAAACTTCCAGCCGGCAGCAATTTCTCCCAATCCATCAAG CCGCTTTGTGGCTCCCCAGACCGGTTCCAGTAGTCGGTATATGGGCCAGCAGAATAGTCCGGTGCCCAGCCCCTACACTCCACAGAGCCCTGCCACTGGTTACATACAGCAGTATCCCCACCAACAACCACCCAGCTACAACCAACACCAACAGATACAAcaag TGTCTGTGGCCAGCCCCATGGTTCCAGGCAGCATACGAAACATCCACGAGGGCAAAGTATCGGGGCAGATGGCCAATGCTGCCAACCATCACTCAGACAGACATGGCACTGAGGACTACCTGAACATTGTGCACCGACTGGGCAATGAG GAGGGTGACTCCACCATGAGGAATCCTTCTTTCCCTCTGAGGTCTCCACAGTCAGGCTGCTCTCCAGCAGGGAGTGAAGGAACGCCCAAAT CGGGTTCTCGCCCCCCACTGATTCTGCAGTCACCACCTCCCTATGCACCCTCACCAAGGGAGGGAGGACCTGACCAGAAACAGCAGCTCCAACAAAGGAAGAAAACCCCAGCggtgaaagaggagaaagatatGTACGACATTGTTAGCTCTCCAAACAAGGACTCCACCAAACTTACCCTCAAACTGTCCAGGGTCAAGTCAAATGAGTCCGATCCCCCAG GTGAGGTTGTGCCAGGCATGGACCAGAACTCGGACAATATGGAGGCAGAACTGGGCTTTCAGCAGGTGCCTGTCCTCCAGCAAAACCTAGCCCGGCTGCAACAGGGCTCCCTGGCAGGTGGTGCCGGTGGTCTCCAGCCGCCCAGTTCCCCTTATGATGAGGCAGAGCTAGATGCACTCGCTGAAATTGAAAGGATAGAACGAGAGGCAGCTAGTGAGAAGTGTTCCAAGGAGGTGCAAGATAAAG ACAAGCCactgaagaagaggaaacaagacTCTTTTCCCTTGGAGCCAGGAGCGGGGGGACCAGGTGGCCCCACAGGTGCCCCGGGCAGTGGATCAACAGGAGGTGGCAATGCAGGCAAACTGACCCCGCAAGAGGCCACCGCAGCTGGGAACGGTGCCAGCCGACCTCCCCTCATG ATCAAACGCGATAAGGGTAGCAGTGATTCAACCGAAAGCCCAATCTGGTGCCAGCCAAAGGTTAAACTGGAGAGGCTGGGTTTGGTGCAGGACTTTGAGAAAAGGCCCAAGCCTGTGGTGGTTCTGAAGAAGCTCTCCGTTGACCAGATCCAGAGGATCATTCGGCACAGCAAGTCTGGAAAGAACAGGCTCTCCTCAGGGAAGTCAAGCAAAA GTGGTATGGACCCGGCAGTTCTGAAAGAGCTTCCCCCAGAGCTGCTGGCAGAGATCGAGTCAACCATGCCCCTGTGTGAAAGAGTTAAAATGAACAAGCGGAAACGAAGCACTGTAAATGAGAAGCCCAGATATGCTGAGGTCAGCTCAGATGAAGACACAAATGGAGAAT CCGCAAGGAAGCGTCAGCGTCGAGACAAAGACAGGTCCTGGGACTTTGAGGAGAGGGAACGCCGGGGTTCAGGGGAACATCGGAAAAGCGGGCACCGGGACGGCCGAAGAGGCTCAGGGAGCCGCTACCGAGACTCCTCCGAAGAAGATTCACCGCCACCCAGCATGAGTGAAG TTGCCAGAAAaatgaagatgaaggagaagcagaagaaacGGAAAGCATATGAACCCAAGCTTACCCAAGAAGAGCTGATGGACTCGTCCACATTCAAGAGGTTCTTGGCAAGCATTGACAACATACTGGAGAATCTGGAGGATGTGGATTTTACTGCCATGG CGGCAGATGATGATGAGATACCTCAGGAATTGCTGCTGGGTAAACACCAGTTAAATGAGCTGGGCAGCGAGTCCGCTAAGATTAAGGCCATGGGCATCTCCAGCAGG aTCCCAGCAGACAAGCTGGTGAAGCTGCTGAACATACTGGAAAAGAATATCCAGGATGGGGCCAAGCTTTCCACCCTGATGAACCAC GACCACGAtgcagaggatgaggagaagcTGTGGAGAGACCTCATAATGGAGAGAGTCACAAAGTCAGCAGACGCCTGCCTAACGGCCCTTAATATTATGACCTCATCGCACATGCCGAAGGCTGTCTACATAGAAGACGTCATAGAGCGGGTGCTACAATACACCAAGTTCCATCTCCAGAACACACTGTATCCACAGTATGACCCTGTCTACAGGGTTGGCCCACATGGAG GTGGCATGTTGAGCTCCAAGGCAAAGCGTGCGAAATGCTCCACACACAAGCAACGTGTAATTGTCATGTTGTACAACAAAGTGTGTGACATCGTCAGCAACATCTCTGAGCTCCTAGAGATCCAGCTACTTACAGACACCACCATACTCCag GTTTCTTCTATGGGAATCACTCCATTCTTCGTGGAGAATGTCAGtgagctgcagctgtgtgcCATTAAACTAGTTACAgca GTGTTCTCACGTTATGAGAAGCATCGGCAGCTGATATTAGAGGAGATCTTCACGTCTTTGGCTAGACTGCCCACCAGCAAACGCTCCCTCAGGAACTTCAG GCTGAACAGCTCAGACCAGGATGGAGAGCCAATGTACATCCAAATGGTGACAGCTCTGGTGCTGCAGCTCATCCAGTGTGTGGTCCACCTCCCCAATGACAAAGACGTTTTTGATGAGTACGACAGCAAG gtgGATCAAGATGTGTTGATAACCAACTCGTATGAGACAGCAATGAGAACGGCACAGAACTTCCTCTCAGTCTTCCTCAAGAA ATGTGGCAGTAAGCAGGGAGAAGAAGATTACCGGCCACTGTTTGAGAACTTTGTCCAGGACCTGCTGTCTACAGTTAATAAACCAGAGTGGCCGGCTGCAGAGCTGCTACTCAGTCTGCTTGGGAGACTACTG GTGCACCAGTTCAGTAATAAGCAGACAGAGATGGCTCTGAGAGTGGCATCTCTGGACTACTTGGGCACAGTGGCTGCCCGCCTGAGGAAGGATGCAGTCACCAGCAAGATGGACCAGAGATCGATTGATCGAATTCTTCAAGAG TCTCCAGGTAATGATGAGACCCAGCAGCTGCAGAAGGCTCTACTGGACTACTTGGAAGAGAATGCTGAGACAGATGCTTCACTGGTG tTTGCTAGAAAGTTCTACATCGCCCAGTGGTTCCGGGATGCCACCACAGAAGCTGAGAAGTCCATGCGCAACCAGAATCCGAAGGATGAGGACTCATCAGACGGACCACAACATGCCAAGGAGCTGGAGACCACCGGTGAAATTATGCAGCGTGCTGAGAAGCGCAAGAAGTTCCTGCGCAACATCATCAAGACCACGCCAGCTCATTTCGCCACACTGAA AATGAACTCTGACACTGTGGACTATGACGACTCCTGTCTGATCGTGCGTTATTTGGCCTCCATGAGGCCGTTCGCCCAGAgctttgatatttatttaacacag atCTTGCGAGTCCTTGGGGAAAGTGCCATCGCTGTAAGAACTAAAGCCATGAAATGTCTGTCTGAGGTTGTGGCCGTGGACCCCAGCATACTGGCAAGG TCGGACATGCAGCGTGGTGTCCACGGTCGTTTGATGGACAACTCCACAAGCGTGCGAGAGGCAGCTGTAGAGCTGCTGGGCAGATTTGTGCTCAGCAGACCCCAACTCACTGAGCAGTACTACGACATGCTTATAGAGAGGATACTG GACACTGGTATCAGTGTGAGGAAACGGGTGATCAAGATTCTCAGAGACATCTGTCTGGAACAACCGACCTTCAGTAAGATTACTGAGATGTGTGTGAGGATGATCCGCAGGGTCAATGATGAGGAAGGTATCAAG AAATTGGTGAATGAGACATTCCAGAAGTTGTGGTTTACTCCAACTCCAGCCCATGACAAAGAGACCATGACCAGAAAGATCCTCAACATCACTGATGTT GTTGCAGCATGCCGAGACACCGGCTATGACTGGTTCGAGCAGCTTCTTCAGAAT cttctcaagTCTGAAGAGGATGCGTCGTATAAGCCAGCTAAAAAAGCCTGTGTTCAGCTTGTCGACAATCTGGTAGAACACATCCTCAAATATGAGGAGTCTCTTGCAG AGAACAAAGGTGTAAACTCAACACGGCTAGTGGCGTGTATCACCACCTTGTACTTGTTCAGCAAGATCAGGGCCCAGCTCATGGTCAAACATGCCATGACCATGCAGCCTTACCTGACCACAAAGTGTAAC ACTGCCAATGACTTCATGGTCATCTGTAACGTGGCAAAGATCTTGGAGCTTGTGGTACCTCTGATGGAGCACCCCAGTGAAACTTTCCTTGCCACTATCGAGGAAGACCTCATGAAGCTCATCATCAAATACGGCATGACT GTGGTCCAGCACTGTGTGAGCTGTCTTGGAGCTGTTGTTAACAAAGTCACGCACAACTACAAGTTTGTCTGGGCTTGCTTCAACAGATTCTATG gtGCACTTAACAAGCTGAAGATTCAGCATCAAGAGGATCCAAACAGCACGACGTTAGTAGCAAACAAGCCTTTCCTACTGCGATCGCTCTTCACTGTGGGTGCCCTAGCCCGACACTTTGACTTTGATCTGGAGGAGTTCAAGGGCACCAACAAG GTTGTTATCAAGGAGAAAGTTCTCGAGCTGCTGCTATACTTCACCAAACATGAGGACGAGGAAGTCAAGACCAAAGCCATCATCGGCTTAG GGTTCCTTGTAATCATGCATCCCAGCCAGATGTTTGTGCCAGAGGTGAAGACCTTGTACAATGGCATCCTGGCTGATGCCTCCTCTTCCATCAACCTCAAAATCCAGATCCTCAAAAACCTGCAGACTTACCTTCAGGAGGAGGACACACGGATGCAGGAAGCAGACAGAGAAT GGAAGAAACTGTCAAAACAGGAGGATCTGAAGGAGATGGGAGACATCTCTTCAGGGATGAGCAGCTCCATTATGCAGCTTTATCTGAAACAGGTGTTGGAGGCGTTCTTCCATACCCAGTCCAGTGTACGGCACTTTGCTCTCAACGTCATTGCTCTCACACTCAACCAGGGTCTCATCCATCCTGTACAG TGTGTGCCCTACCTCATTGCCATGGGAACAGACCCAGAGCCCAGCATGAGGAACAAAGCTGACACGCAGCTTGTGGAGATTGACAAGAAGTACACAGGATTCATCCAT ATGAAGGCAGTTGCAGGGATGAAGATGTCATACAATTTGCAGCAGGCCATTGAAATGTCTCGTAAGACCATCATAAGAGGTTTTAGACAGGACGAGACCCACTCAGCACTCTGCTCCCACCTTTTCACCATGATCCGGGGGAACAGGCAGCACCGGAGGGCTTTCCTCATCTCACTGCTGAACCTCTTCGATGACAGTGCG AAGACAGAAGTAAACATGCTGCTGTTCATAGCGGACAACCTAGCCTGTTTCCCATACCAGAGCCAGGAGGAGCCTCTCTTCATCATGCACCACATagacatctgtctgtctgtgtctggcAGCAACTTGTTGCAAACCTTCAAAGAG CTTCTGTTGAAGGAGCCGAGGCGTAAGGAGAAGAAGGTGTGGAAGCACACATCAGATggggaggatgaagaggaaaaaatgaactGCGACTCTCCCAGGAGCGACGGGGAAGGAAACAGCAACAGTGATGACGATGTGGTACGGCGGCCCAAAAAGGCCAGAAAACCAGTAGCAGACTCAGAGAGCTCAGAGTCTGATCTGGAGGATTTGGATGTGGATGATACGGACAAGGTAATGAGGCTCCTCCCAGACAATCCCTCAGGTCTCTTGGACTTCGCTAATGCTGTTCAGGGCATCTTGTTGCTGCTGGTGCTCAAACAGCATCTGAAGAACCAGTATGGATTCTCTGATGG TAAAATTCAGAAGTACTCTCCAACGGAGTCAGCCAAGGTGTACGATAAAGCAGTGAACAGAAAAAGCAATGTTCACTTCAACCCACGACAAACCATCGACTTCATCTCCAACAACATGGCTCACGCCACATTGACGAGCGATATCAAGAGGCGGATCGTCAAACAGTACCTAGAT TTCAAGGTTCTGATGGAACATCTGGACCCAGacgaggaggatgaggagggagaAGCGTCTGCCAGTGCTAACATCAGAAACAAAGCCATAAACGCCCTACTGGGAGGCATGGGCCCCATGTCAGGACCCAGTCCACGCAATCAGGCGGGACCAGAGACAGATGACGACGACAGTGATGGCGATGAAAGGACCCCAGGG TCCTCGCGAAGGTCAAGGCGAGCGGGTGACTCCTCAGACCCCGGCAGAATGAGCGAGACGGTGGATGCTATGGATGTGATCGCCCTTTGCTGCCCCAAGTACAAGGACCGGCCGCAAATAGCTCGAGTCATCCAGAAGACGTCCAATGGATACAGCATCCACTGGATGGCCGGCTCCTACTCGGGGCCCTGGGCAGAGGCCAAGAAACGCGATGGCCGCAAACAGGTGCCTTGGGTGGACACTATTAAGGAGTCGGACATCATTTACAAGAAGATTGCTTTGACCAGCAACCACAAACTGAGCAACAAAGTAGTACAGACTTTACGCTCACTGTATGCAGCGCGGGAAGGAGGGGCTAGCTAA